The genome window GCAGTCGGCGGCCGCCGCGTCGCCGTGGAGCACCGTCGGCAGCATCGTGCTGCAGCTGCTCGTGCCGTTCATCGCCGGCCAGTTGCTGCGGCCCATGATCGGCGGCTGGATCGACCGCAACCGCGGCGTGCTGCGCTTCGTCGATCAGGGCTCGATCCTGCTCGTCGTCTACGTTGCCTTCAGCGAGGCCGTCAACGAAGGCCTGTGGCACCAGATCCCGCCGCGCGCGCTCGGCGGCCTGCTCGTCGTCAACCTCGTGCTGCTCGCGATCGCGCTGCTGCTGACCGCGTTCGTCAGCAAGCGGCTCGGCTTCAACCGCGCCGACCAGATCACGATCATCTTCTGCGGGTCGAAGAAGAGCCTCGCGGCCGGCGTGCCGATGGCGAAGGTGATCTTCTCGGCGAACGCGGTCGGCGCGATCGTGCTGCCGTTGATGCTGTTCCACCAGATCCAGCTGATGGCGTGCGCGGCGCTCGCGCAGCGCTGGGGCGCGCGCGACATGAGCGGCGAGCACGACGAGGGCGACGCGGCATCGGCGTCCGGCGCGCTGAGCCCGGGCAAGCGCTGACGAGCAGGGCGGCGGGACGGTCAGCGGGGGGTGCCGTTCCGGCGGTTTTGTCCTCCTGATTTCCGCCTTCCTGCTTTCCGCCCTCCTGCTTTCCGCCGTCCGCTTCCGGCTTCACCACCTCACCGCCTCACCGCCCTTCCAGCTTCACACCCGACGCGATGCACCACCAACGCCCATCGCGTCACGAAATCTTCATTCAATTCTCCGCGCGCGATGCCGTTATGTCGGGCGTCCCGTCGATTCGGCTGCTCTCGCCCATGCCCGCGCCCCACTCCGATTCCGCTGCAGCCAGCATCACGCGCCTGATCGCGGATCGCGCGCTCGCCGCCGTCTTCCAGCCGATCGTCGATCTCGGGTCGGGGACGGTCGTCGGCTACGAGGGCCTGATACGCGGCCCGCGCGGCACCGACCTCGAACCACCCGCCGCGCTGTTCGCGCAGGCCGCGCGCGAAGGCGAGACGATCGCACTCGAACAGGCCGCCGCGCGCACCTGCCTCGACGCATTCGCGGCACTCGGCTGCGACGGCAAGCTGTTCCTCAACTTCAGCGCCGGGACGATCCTGAAGCTCGCCAGCGAACGCGAGCGTGCACGTCAGCTCCTCGTGCGCGCGCGGATCGGCGCCGAGCGCATCGTGATCGAGCTGACCGAGCAGAATGCGATTCCCGATGTCGCCCAGATCGGCCCGGCCGTCGCCTCGCTGCGCGACGCCGGCATCCAGTTCGCGCTCGACGACTACGGCACCGCGAACGCGAGCATGAACCTGTGGCTGCGCCTGCATCCGGATGTCGTGAAGATCGACCGCTTCTTCATCCACGACATCGCCCGCGACCCGCTCAAGTTCGAAGCCGTGAAGGCAATGCAGCACTTCGCGCAGGCGAGCGGCGCGAAACTGATCGCGGAAGGCATCGAGAACGAAAGCGACCTGATCGTCGTGCGCGACATGGGCATCTGCTGCGTGCAGGGTTTCCTGCTCGGCCGGCCGAACGCGCAGCCGTCGCGGGTCGTCGCGCCGGCCGCGCGCGATGCGATCCGCGCGCCGCACATCGCGGTGTTTCCCGGCGCGACGCGCTCGGTGCGGCCGGCCGGCACGATCGCCGGGAAGATGCTGGTGCCGGCGCCGGCGCTGCCGCGCGACGCGACCAGCAACGACGTGCTCGACCTGTTCAACCGGATGCCCGACCTGCATGCGGTCGCGCTCGTCGAACGCGGGCGGCCCGTCGCGCTCGTGAATCGCCGCGGCTTCATCGACCGCTTCGCGCTGCCGTATCACCGCGAGGTGTTCGGGAAGAAGCCGTGCCTGCAGTTCGCGAACGACGCGCCGCTGATGATCGACAACGCGACGACCTTCGAGCAGCTCGCGATGCTGCTCGCGAGCCACGACCAGCGCTATCTCGCGGACGGCTTCGTGATCACCGAACACGGCCGCTACGTCGGGCTCGGCACCGGCGAGAGCCTGGTGCGCGCGGTGACCGAGATGCGCATCGAGGCCGCGCGCTACGCGAATCCGCTGACGTTCCTGCCCGGCAACATCCCGATCAGCGCGCACATCGACCGCCTGCTCCAGCGCGACGCCGGCTTTCATGCGTGCTACGTCGACCTGAACCAGTTCAAGCCGTTCAACGACCAGTACGGCTACTGGCAGGGCGACGAGGTGCTGAAGTTCGCGGCGACGGTGCTGGCCGGCGTGTGCGACCCGCAACGCGACTTTCTCGGGCACGTCGGCGGCGACGATTTCCTCGTGCTGTTCCAGCGCGCCGACTGGCGCGAACGCGCCGCCGACGCGATCGCCCGCTTCAACGAAGGCGCGCAGCTCTTCTACACGCAGGCCGACCGGCAGGCGGGCGGGCTGCACGGCGAGGACCGCCATGGCAACCCGGCGTT of Burkholderia sp. HI2500 contains these proteins:
- a CDS encoding bile acid:sodium symporter family protein, translated to MARPRFLPDNFTLALVGTVVLASFLPCRGPAAHAFNWATNIAVGLLFFLHGAKLSREAVIAGATHWRLHAVVLLSTFALFPLLGLALKPVLQPLVTPTLYAGVLFLCTLPSTVQSSIAFTSIAKGNVPAAVCAASASSLLGIFVTPALVGLMITSQSAAAASPWSTVGSIVLQLLVPFIAGQLLRPMIGGWIDRNRGVLRFVDQGSILLVVYVAFSEAVNEGLWHQIPPRALGGLLVVNLVLLAIALLLTAFVSKRLGFNRADQITIIFCGSKKSLAAGVPMAKVIFSANAVGAIVLPLMLFHQIQLMACAALAQRWGARDMSGEHDEGDAASASGALSPGKR
- a CDS encoding EAL domain-containing protein, with translation MPAPHSDSAAASITRLIADRALAAVFQPIVDLGSGTVVGYEGLIRGPRGTDLEPPAALFAQAAREGETIALEQAAARTCLDAFAALGCDGKLFLNFSAGTILKLASERERARQLLVRARIGAERIVIELTEQNAIPDVAQIGPAVASLRDAGIQFALDDYGTANASMNLWLRLHPDVVKIDRFFIHDIARDPLKFEAVKAMQHFAQASGAKLIAEGIENESDLIVVRDMGICCVQGFLLGRPNAQPSRVVAPAARDAIRAPHIAVFPGATRSVRPAGTIAGKMLVPAPALPRDATSNDVLDLFNRMPDLHAVALVERGRPVALVNRRGFIDRFALPYHREVFGKKPCLQFANDAPLMIDNATTFEQLAMLLASHDQRYLADGFVITEHGRYVGLGTGESLVRAVTEMRIEAARYANPLTFLPGNIPISAHIDRLLQRDAGFHACYVDLNQFKPFNDQYGYWQGDEVLKFAATVLAGVCDPQRDFLGHVGGDDFLVLFQRADWRERAADAIARFNEGAQLFYTQADRQAGGLHGEDRHGNPAFFGFVTMAIGAVGVAAGAHGAKRYGSDEIASVAALAKRRAKQQPDGLAVVDLDAGRAALRHRGEPPAVAIR